The Nitrospinota bacterium genome contains a region encoding:
- the smc gene encoding chromosome segregation protein SMC, with protein MFFKSLELTGFKSFVDHTKISFGKGITSIVGPNGCGKSNISDAIRWVLGEQRAKMLRGAKMEDFIFSGSASRKQAGMAEVSITISDVAGKISIPELAEFNEITVTRRLYRSGESEYLINKTQCRLKDVVDLFLDTGISTRAFSIIEQDQVQRIVTSKPEERRFIIEEAAGIMKYKHRKHAAMNKLTAAKTNLERVTDIINELERQRNSLKRQANKAERYKQYKDEMDQLFLATASDEWKRLNSLQATIEEEIKRLEEVRVSLETDISTRKNNLISIQSTIDENSRELASVKEEEFKITSMVENSEGKIALFTSQIEESSTRVKRLEADIAEMNARSKEMSASLEEKDKNRTELLNEVSDKTAKLEAKKNSLNSGQSGMEEINSQIDSKETEIAELNSQLSQKGNDLASDRTRIEILEGRRKKTLGEKEETEKHLADLTLKKSEKLKNEAEVRARFEQLQSENSELTEKLQKLAGDKKEKENQVIDQKTKVTEIGARLESITEVDRSLEGYQDGIKSLLQLGEDNSDIRSKLHGTLLEKVKVDKRFETALEVLLGNKLQALLISKPEDSVEAIELLHKNRLGRSTFLPVEFLDDRKIADIPKGNGVIGHATELIETEPNLRPLLKRLLFDVVFVEDIQTAIRLRANNDLTFVTARGDVVDRFGVISGGTSGNASEGILERKRAIEELSKSLADNKAMTETLVSELEKVTAELAESESRKEQKEKLLKDEELNLVHEKRDVEAIDLEMRRQSEKINTFQNEIESLDNEKRRLESDISNLSGEIANLTDRKSAIAAELAELQKTEKESRGTIAGLAELISNMEIELTSLKGDLNMLTSEKNRLETGISDLTSRIAAMQGEIESANAKKSKLLEEIELAKEAIHNGLAKKDSLTGKLTELNETLENARGQIGDKEDHLKRSHDSLDLTKDTLSEARIKNSETTVKISSLSEKIEEHNFNIDTVKTFDLSGFNIEECRERYAELRDSMSKIGDVNLSAIEDYNQVMERLTFLTTQRDDLTQSIDDISKVIDKLNRTSRKLFQDTFEQVRANFQVVFKRLFNGGEADMILMDESNMLETGIDIIIRPPGKKRQNITLLSAGEKAMTAVSVLFSVFMVMPSPFCLLDEVDAPLDESNIQRFKDILRDFAETTQFMVITHNQKTMAFADRLYGITMQQPGISQVLSVDMVETDMVLPDELKTA; from the coding sequence ATGTTTTTTAAAAGTCTTGAGCTCACCGGCTTTAAATCGTTTGTTGATCATACGAAGATAAGTTTTGGAAAAGGGATAACCTCTATTGTCGGTCCCAACGGATGCGGCAAGAGCAACATCTCCGACGCAATACGATGGGTTCTTGGCGAACAACGCGCCAAGATGCTTCGTGGCGCCAAGATGGAGGATTTTATCTTCTCCGGGTCAGCCAGCAGGAAGCAGGCAGGCATGGCCGAGGTCTCGATAACTATCTCCGACGTGGCGGGAAAGATCTCAATACCGGAGCTGGCGGAATTTAACGAAATAACCGTCACTCGACGCCTCTACCGAAGCGGTGAAAGTGAATACCTGATAAACAAAACGCAGTGCCGTCTCAAGGATGTTGTCGACCTCTTCCTTGATACCGGTATTTCCACCAGGGCATTTTCCATCATTGAGCAGGACCAGGTGCAGAGAATAGTCACCAGCAAACCCGAAGAGCGCCGCTTCATCATCGAAGAAGCCGCCGGGATAATGAAATATAAACACCGCAAACATGCCGCAATGAACAAGCTTACCGCCGCCAAGACAAACCTTGAGCGTGTAACCGATATCATTAACGAGCTTGAGCGTCAGCGAAACTCACTTAAAAGACAGGCGAACAAAGCTGAAAGATATAAGCAGTACAAAGATGAAATGGATCAACTTTTCCTTGCCACAGCCTCCGATGAATGGAAGAGATTGAACAGTCTTCAGGCCACGATAGAGGAAGAGATAAAGAGACTTGAAGAGGTTCGTGTTTCGCTGGAAACAGACATCTCCACGAGGAAAAACAACCTTATCTCAATTCAATCGACAATTGATGAGAACTCCAGAGAACTAGCCTCGGTAAAGGAAGAGGAATTCAAAATAACTTCCATGGTAGAGAACAGCGAAGGCAAAATAGCTCTTTTCACCAGCCAGATAGAGGAATCTTCCACACGTGTGAAGCGCCTTGAGGCGGATATTGCCGAGATGAATGCAAGATCGAAGGAGATGAGCGCCTCTCTTGAGGAAAAAGACAAAAATAGAACTGAACTACTAAACGAAGTATCTGATAAAACCGCAAAACTTGAGGCAAAAAAGAACAGCCTGAATTCGGGGCAGTCCGGAATGGAGGAGATCAACTCGCAAATAGACTCCAAGGAGACCGAGATCGCCGAGTTAAATAGCCAGCTCTCCCAAAAAGGGAACGACCTCGCTTCTGACAGAACCAGAATCGAAATCCTTGAAGGGCGACGGAAAAAAACTTTAGGTGAAAAGGAAGAGACGGAGAAACATCTCGCCGACTTGACCCTGAAAAAGAGCGAAAAACTAAAGAACGAAGCGGAAGTGCGCGCCCGCTTCGAACAGCTTCAATCCGAAAATTCGGAACTGACCGAAAAACTGCAAAAACTCGCAGGGGATAAAAAAGAGAAGGAAAACCAGGTAATCGACCAGAAAACTAAAGTTACCGAGATTGGCGCAAGGCTCGAATCTATCACCGAAGTGGATAGATCGCTTGAAGGGTATCAGGACGGCATCAAATCGCTCCTTCAGCTTGGCGAGGATAACAGTGACATCAGGTCAAAACTTCATGGGACTCTCCTTGAAAAAGTTAAGGTAGACAAGAGATTCGAAACTGCTCTTGAGGTTCTTCTTGGGAACAAGTTACAGGCTCTCCTTATCTCAAAACCTGAGGACTCCGTCGAAGCTATTGAGCTGCTGCATAAAAACCGGCTTGGCAGAAGCACGTTCCTCCCCGTTGAATTCCTTGATGACAGAAAGATCGCCGATATCCCAAAAGGGAACGGGGTTATCGGACATGCCACCGAACTGATCGAAACCGAGCCAAATCTTCGTCCGCTTTTAAAACGTCTCCTGTTCGACGTCGTGTTCGTTGAGGATATCCAGACCGCCATAAGATTGCGGGCAAATAATGACCTTACCTTCGTAACCGCAAGAGGCGATGTTGTTGATCGTTTTGGTGTAATTTCCGGGGGAACATCCGGCAATGCAAGCGAAGGGATACTCGAACGGAAACGGGCCATCGAAGAGCTCTCCAAATCGCTGGCAGACAACAAGGCGATGACCGAAACCCTGGTATCGGAACTTGAAAAAGTTACCGCCGAGCTTGCAGAATCCGAATCGCGGAAAGAGCAGAAGGAAAAACTCCTTAAGGATGAGGAGCTCAACCTGGTCCATGAAAAAAGGGACGTTGAGGCTATCGACCTGGAGATGCGCCGCCAGTCCGAAAAAATAAATACTTTCCAAAATGAGATCGAATCGCTCGATAACGAAAAGAGAAGACTTGAATCCGACATCAGCAACCTTTCAGGTGAAATTGCTAATTTGACAGACAGGAAGAGCGCAATTGCCGCTGAACTGGCCGAGCTTCAAAAAACCGAAAAGGAATCGAGAGGCACAATTGCCGGCCTTGCGGAATTGATTTCAAATATGGAGATAGAGCTTACCTCCCTTAAAGGTGATCTCAACATGCTGACTTCAGAAAAGAACCGCCTTGAGACCGGAATATCGGATCTCACCTCGCGGATTGCCGCAATGCAGGGGGAAATTGAATCCGCAAATGCTAAAAAATCGAAACTCCTGGAAGAAATTGAACTGGCGAAAGAGGCTATCCACAACGGCCTCGCCAAAAAAGATAGTCTCACCGGAAAACTTACTGAACTGAACGAAACTCTCGAAAATGCCAGAGGTCAGATCGGGGACAAGGAAGACCATCTCAAACGTTCACATGATTCTCTGGATCTTACAAAAGACACACTAAGCGAAGCCCGAATCAAGAATTCAGAAACGACTGTTAAGATATCCTCCCTTTCCGAGAAGATAGAGGAGCATAATTTCAACATTGATACCGTAAAGACGTTCGATCTGAGCGGTTTCAACATAGAAGAGTGCAGGGAGCGCTATGCCGAACTAAGGGATTCAATGTCCAAGATCGGAGACGTAAACCTTTCCGCAATTGAGGACTACAACCAGGTGATGGAGAGGCTTACATTCCTGACAACCCAGCGCGATGACCTCACCCAGTCTATAGATGATATATCGAAAGTAATTGATAAACTTAACCGAACATCGAGAAAACTGTTCCAGGATACTTTTGAGCAGGTTCGGGCCAACTTCCAGGTTGTATTTAAAAGACTGTTCAACGGCGGAGAGGCCGACATGATTTTAATGGACGAATCAAATATGCTTGAGACAGGAATAGATATCATAATTCGCCCTCCAGGTAAAAAGAGGCAGAATATTACCCTCCTAAGCGCAGGGGAAAAGGCGATGACCGCAGTATCCGTCCTCTTCTCAGTTTTTATGGTTATGCCGTCGCCGTTCTGTCTTCTGGACGAGGTCGACGCGCCACTGGATGAATCAAATATTCAACGGTTTAAAGATATTTTGCGAGACTTTGCGGAAACTACTCAGTTCATGGTCATCACGCATAACCAAAAGACCATGGCCTTCGCAGACAGGCTTTATGGTATCACCATGCAACAGCCCGGTATCTCGCAGGTACTCTCGGTTGATATGGTTGAAACCGATATGGTTCTTCCCGACGAATTGAAAACAGCCTGA
- the thiL gene encoding thiamine-phosphate kinase: MKEFELIESIKKKFKGHSKNRNLLLPIGDDCSVIKPPKDLLQVTTVDSLVDGNHFSSLYFTPVEIGRKVLRVNLSDLASMGALPPYYAWLTFALPADIDEKLVDGILDGFRNDCKRYNVSLAGGNITSSIEFSIHLTITGWVKKGFILSRKGAKVGDSIFVSGTIGASSLAYQQFKKGLRPDDYLLKRWANPSPKCELGIYLSKKGIANSCIDISDGIFQDMAHIASESGVGVVLNWDSLPIEPELKKTNPTPHMIGFGEDYELLFTVPKNKIILLKRFSSNVTEIGEVVEKGFVVRDTENNEISVGGIGYSHLT; the protein is encoded by the coding sequence ATGAAAGAATTTGAGCTCATTGAATCCATAAAGAAAAAATTCAAGGGGCATTCGAAGAACCGGAATCTTCTTCTCCCTATCGGCGACGACTGCTCAGTAATAAAACCGCCAAAAGATCTCCTCCAGGTGACAACCGTCGATTCCCTCGTCGACGGAAACCATTTTTCCAGCCTATACTTCACACCAGTCGAAATTGGACGCAAGGTACTTAGGGTAAACCTGTCCGATCTGGCCTCCATGGGGGCTCTTCCTCCATATTACGCCTGGCTGACATTCGCGCTTCCGGCAGATATCGACGAAAAACTTGTCGATGGAATACTGGACGGCTTTCGTAACGACTGCAAAAGGTACAACGTTTCACTAGCCGGGGGGAACATCACCTCCTCTATTGAGTTTTCAATACATCTCACAATTACCGGATGGGTGAAAAAAGGATTTATTCTTTCCAGAAAGGGGGCGAAGGTTGGAGACTCGATCTTCGTAAGCGGAACTATCGGCGCGTCATCACTTGCCTATCAGCAGTTTAAAAAGGGTTTAAGGCCGGATGATTATCTTCTGAAACGATGGGCGAACCCTTCACCAAAGTGCGAGCTTGGGATATATCTCTCAAAAAAAGGTATCGCCAACTCGTGCATTGATATCAGCGACGGCATATTTCAGGATATGGCACATATCGCTTCTGAATCAGGTGTAGGCGTCGTTCTAAACTGGGATAGCCTTCCAATAGAACCGGAACTGAAAAAAACAAACCCGACCCCCCACATGATCGGTTTTGGTGAGGATTACGAACTCCTCTTCACAGTCCCGAAAAACAAAATAATACTTTTGAAACGATTCTCATCAAACGTGACTGAAATCGGGGAGGTAGTGGAAAAAGGATTCGTTGTGAGAGATACTGAGAACAACGAAATTTCTGTTGGAGGGATTGGCTATAGTCATCTTACATAG
- a CDS encoding glutamate synthase subunit beta: protein MGKHGGFREFNRKNPGYEPVEKRVKGFFEFMVPLSKEEIETQAARCMDCGTPFCHPNCPVHNIAPDFNDHVYRGEWEEALKSLLSTNSFPEFTGRVCPALCESGCVLGLINEAVSIKNIELSIIEHAYQEGWMSPKPPKKRSGKTVAVIGSGPAGLAVADQLNKAGHRVTVYEKDNRVGGLLRYGIPDFKLDKKVIDRRVKLMEDEGIFFVTNSHVGVNVKVANLREEFDAIVLTGGSTVPRDLPIPGRDAKGVHFAMEFLKQNNKRVAGDAISPEEEIHAKGKHVLVIGGGDTGSDCVGTSIRHGAASVTQIELLPKPPESRTDKTPWPSHPGPKMLSTSTSQEEGCEREWSVLSKEFVKDANGNLSGVRHVKINWISDTKFEEVPGSESLYKADLAFLAMGFLYADPKGMLEELGVEKDERGNVKTDDNYRTSAEGVFSAGDMRRGQSLVVWAISEGRECAREVDKFLRGGESRLESKNKPFGNLA from the coding sequence ATGGGTAAACATGGCGGTTTTAGAGAATTCAACAGGAAAAATCCGGGATATGAACCTGTAGAGAAAAGGGTTAAAGGCTTTTTTGAATTCATGGTCCCTCTCTCCAAAGAGGAGATAGAAACACAGGCGGCAAGGTGCATGGATTGCGGTACACCTTTTTGCCACCCGAATTGCCCTGTACATAACATCGCCCCGGACTTTAATGACCATGTTTATCGAGGCGAATGGGAAGAAGCCTTAAAAAGCCTCCTTAGCACCAACAGTTTTCCAGAGTTTACAGGGCGTGTATGCCCTGCCCTTTGCGAATCGGGTTGCGTGCTTGGATTGATCAATGAAGCCGTTTCAATAAAAAATATAGAGCTCTCCATTATCGAACATGCCTACCAGGAAGGCTGGATGAGTCCAAAACCGCCGAAAAAGCGCTCTGGTAAAACCGTGGCTGTTATAGGTTCCGGTCCCGCCGGCCTTGCCGTTGCGGATCAGCTGAACAAGGCTGGTCATCGTGTAACCGTATACGAAAAGGATAACCGCGTTGGCGGGCTTTTACGATACGGTATTCCCGATTTCAAACTCGATAAAAAGGTCATCGATAGAAGAGTAAAGCTGATGGAAGATGAAGGTATCTTTTTCGTCACGAACTCCCACGTCGGTGTCAATGTGAAGGTTGCAAACCTGCGAGAAGAATTCGACGCGATCGTCCTTACGGGCGGGTCTACGGTACCAAGAGATCTCCCCATCCCGGGACGCGATGCGAAAGGGGTACACTTCGCCATGGAATTCCTGAAACAGAATAATAAACGTGTTGCAGGCGATGCTATATCACCCGAAGAGGAAATTCATGCAAAAGGAAAGCATGTCCTTGTGATCGGTGGTGGCGATACCGGCTCCGATTGCGTCGGCACTTCCATTCGCCACGGCGCCGCCTCCGTCACACAGATAGAACTCCTGCCGAAACCACCGGAGTCCAGAACCGATAAGACCCCTTGGCCGTCGCACCCGGGACCAAAAATGCTGAGCACCTCCACTTCCCAGGAAGAAGGGTGTGAACGCGAGTGGTCCGTTCTTTCCAAGGAATTTGTCAAGGATGCAAACGGAAATCTCTCCGGCGTACGGCATGTAAAGATCAATTGGATAAGCGATACCAAGTTTGAAGAGGTTCCAGGCAGTGAGTCTCTATACAAAGCTGACCTCGCCTTTCTCGCAATGGGCTTCCTCTACGCAGACCCGAAAGGAATGCTTGAGGAGTTGGGCGTTGAAAAAGATGAGAGAGGGAATGTTAAAACTGACGACAACTACCGCACTTCGGCTGAAGGTGTTTTTTCCGCCGGTGATATGCGCAGAGGGCAGTCGCTTGTCGTATGGGCGATATCCGAAGGGCGTGAATGCGCAAGGGAAGTCGATAAATTCCTGAGAGGCGGCGAAAGCAGACTCGAATCGAAGAACAAACCGTTCGGCAACCTGGCCTGA
- the gltB gene encoding glutamate synthase large subunit, with protein sequence MDKRNQQKNIGLYDPRYEHDACGVGFIANLNGEQSHWIVRKGIEILENLEHRGAVGAEKNSGDGAGILVQMPHQFLKKECSSIGITLPEFSEYGAGIIFLPKKKDSREKIKEIFENCVKELGQEVLGWRDLPVNNSGLGKMVRDVEPHMAQVFIKKSNDLDPMGFERRLFVIRKYAKKKVLNSGIEGSLDYFISSLSYKTIAYKGMLTSPQVMEYFRDLSDETFTSALALVHSRFSTNTFPSWPLGQPFRYLAHNGEINTLRGNINRMAAREAVFKSDVFTDDELEKLKPIIDDTQSDSAIIDNAVELLVMNGRSLPHVMMMLIPEAWAHDKEMSPKKRAFYEYHATMMEPWDGPASIAFTDGKVIGATLDRNGLRPSRYLLTDDNILVMGSEAGVLEFPPEKIVLNGRLQPGRMFVASLEEHRIIPDEEIKELMADTAPYSTWLAEGKLELRQLEKVRSPHQPDHNTLVRRQSVFGNTLEDIRMILLPMANNGSEPIGSMGNDTPLAVLSDKPQLLFNYFYQLFAQVTNPPIDSIREESVMSLVSFIGAQGQILTEAKEHCRVIELPHPILTNHQLERLKQVNIPFFHAEPIPIVFRAEGGNHNLEKAIDEVCRKATDAVAKGKNILILSDRTVNDKYAPIPTLLAVSAVHYHLIRNGVRTRCSIIVESGEAREVHHFATLLGYGASAINPYLALETIEDLRLNEQLEPGITRKMARDNYMKAIDKGLLKILSKMGISTIQSYIGAQIFEAVGLKKEFIDKYFSGTASRLGGVGIDIIETESLMRHRYAYPRKDEVGSIRLEHGGKYSWRARGEHHSFNPETIHLLQQSTRMNDFGMFKKYTETMNNHTIQLNTIRGLLEFANNEPIPVEEVEPVESIVKRFFTGAMSFGSISKEAHETIAIAMNRLGAKSNTGEGGEDPARFTPLPNGDSARSAIKQVASGRFGVTSHYLVNSDEIQIKMAQGAKPGEGGQLPGHKVDKVIAKTRNSTPGVGLISPPPHHDIYSIEDLAQLIFDLKNSNIKARINVKLVSEIGVGTIAAGVAKGHAEAVLISGHDGGTGASPQSSIKHAGLPWELGLAETHQVLMRNDLRSRIVVQTDGRILTGYDVAVATLLGAEEWGAATSALIVSGCVMMRKCHMNSCPVGIATQDKDLRAFFTGKPEYLVNYFTFLATEMRNHMAQLGFRTVNEMVGRVDKLKMRSNVSHWKAKHMNLDNLLHKAKSPSCASYCVEEQDFGLENALDHQLIEMAKPALEKGEKVKGEIKIRNINRTIGTMLSAEISRRYGAAGLPDDTIYIKANGSAGQSFSAFGAKGVTFEIEGEVNDYFCKGLSGSKVILYPPKNSTFNAHENVIVGNVALYGATNGEVYIRGIAGERFCVRNSGAKVVVEAVGDHGCEYMTGGRVIILGSIGKNFGAGMSGGIAYILETDGMSKKRINPEMVDLERLSDPAEIEEVKGMIERHHNFTGSNTSRKVLAKWNSSVAKFIKVMPKDYKRALAEMAEEKELIKTMAG encoded by the coding sequence ATGGACAAACGGAATCAACAAAAGAATATCGGTCTATACGACCCTCGTTATGAACATGACGCTTGCGGGGTAGGTTTTATTGCGAACCTTAATGGTGAGCAGTCTCACTGGATTGTGAGAAAAGGGATTGAGATACTTGAAAACCTTGAACACCGGGGAGCAGTAGGAGCCGAAAAAAATTCCGGCGATGGAGCGGGAATTCTTGTCCAGATGCCTCATCAATTCCTGAAAAAGGAGTGTTCGTCCATTGGCATAACATTGCCGGAATTCAGCGAGTACGGGGCAGGTATCATTTTCCTCCCGAAGAAAAAGGATAGCCGCGAAAAAATAAAGGAAATCTTTGAAAACTGCGTGAAAGAGCTGGGACAGGAAGTGCTCGGCTGGCGCGACCTTCCTGTAAACAACAGCGGTCTCGGCAAAATGGTGCGTGACGTGGAACCGCACATGGCCCAGGTCTTCATTAAAAAGAGCAATGACCTTGATCCCATGGGATTTGAAAGACGGCTTTTCGTAATTCGCAAATACGCAAAAAAGAAAGTGCTCAATAGCGGAATAGAAGGTTCCCTAGACTATTTCATCTCCTCGCTTTCATACAAGACGATAGCCTACAAGGGGATGCTCACCTCTCCTCAGGTCATGGAGTATTTCCGGGATCTTAGCGACGAGACTTTTACATCGGCCCTCGCTCTTGTGCACAGCAGGTTTTCCACTAACACGTTCCCCAGCTGGCCTTTGGGACAGCCCTTCAGATATCTTGCCCATAACGGCGAGATAAACACCTTGAGGGGGAACATCAACAGAATGGCCGCCAGGGAAGCTGTTTTTAAATCAGACGTTTTTACCGACGATGAACTGGAAAAGCTGAAACCTATCATCGACGACACGCAGTCCGACTCTGCCATCATAGATAACGCAGTAGAACTACTTGTTATGAATGGTCGCTCACTTCCGCATGTAATGATGATGCTAATCCCCGAAGCATGGGCGCACGACAAGGAGATGAGCCCCAAGAAGAGGGCTTTCTATGAATACCACGCGACGATGATGGAGCCGTGGGACGGCCCCGCGTCCATCGCCTTTACCGACGGCAAGGTGATAGGCGCAACTCTCGACCGAAACGGTTTGCGCCCTTCCAGATACCTTTTGACGGACGACAACATTTTGGTAATGGGCTCCGAAGCTGGCGTGCTTGAGTTCCCGCCGGAAAAAATCGTCCTCAACGGCAGGCTACAGCCGGGGCGGATGTTCGTCGCGAGCCTGGAGGAGCATAGGATCATCCCGGATGAGGAAATTAAAGAGCTGATGGCCGACACGGCCCCATACTCAACATGGCTGGCCGAAGGGAAACTTGAACTCCGCCAGCTTGAGAAAGTCAGGTCCCCGCATCAACCGGACCATAACACCCTTGTGCGCCGGCAATCGGTTTTCGGCAACACACTCGAAGATATCAGGATGATCCTGTTACCTATGGCCAACAACGGTTCGGAACCTATCGGCTCCATGGGTAACGACACTCCACTGGCTGTTCTTTCGGACAAACCGCAACTCCTTTTCAACTACTTCTACCAGTTGTTCGCGCAGGTGACAAATCCGCCGATCGATTCCATAAGAGAAGAGTCCGTTATGTCGCTTGTATCTTTCATAGGCGCTCAAGGCCAGATACTGACAGAAGCAAAGGAGCATTGCCGCGTCATCGAACTTCCTCATCCAATACTTACCAATCATCAGCTTGAAAGGCTCAAACAGGTAAATATTCCGTTCTTCCACGCGGAGCCGATCCCGATCGTCTTTCGAGCCGAAGGTGGAAACCACAATCTCGAAAAAGCGATAGATGAAGTTTGCCGCAAGGCAACTGACGCAGTTGCAAAGGGAAAAAACATCCTTATTCTCTCCGACAGGACGGTCAATGATAAATACGCGCCAATCCCGACGCTTCTGGCAGTCTCGGCTGTGCATTACCATCTTATAAGAAACGGTGTAAGAACCAGGTGCAGTATCATCGTGGAATCTGGTGAAGCGAGAGAAGTCCACCATTTCGCTACCCTTCTCGGATACGGTGCGAGCGCAATAAATCCCTATCTTGCGCTTGAAACAATCGAGGATCTAAGGCTCAATGAACAGCTTGAACCGGGGATCACCAGAAAGATGGCGCGCGACAACTACATGAAAGCGATCGACAAAGGTTTACTGAAGATCCTCTCAAAAATGGGGATTTCCACCATTCAATCGTATATAGGGGCGCAGATTTTCGAAGCGGTTGGCCTGAAAAAAGAGTTTATCGACAAATATTTCTCAGGAACCGCGTCAAGACTGGGCGGTGTCGGGATTGACATTATCGAAACTGAATCACTGATGAGACATCGTTACGCCTATCCCAGGAAAGACGAGGTAGGAAGCATCAGGCTTGAGCATGGCGGAAAATACAGCTGGAGAGCAAGAGGAGAACATCACTCTTTCAATCCGGAAACCATCCATCTCCTTCAACAGTCAACTCGCATGAACGATTTTGGTATGTTCAAGAAGTACACGGAAACAATGAACAACCATACGATCCAGCTGAATACGATCCGCGGCCTCCTTGAGTTTGCAAACAATGAACCGATTCCTGTCGAAGAGGTCGAACCGGTCGAAAGCATTGTAAAGAGGTTCTTCACAGGCGCGATGTCGTTCGGCTCGATTAGCAAGGAAGCGCATGAAACGATCGCTATCGCGATGAACAGGCTGGGCGCAAAAAGCAATACCGGCGAAGGGGGCGAAGATCCCGCAAGGTTTACCCCTCTTCCAAACGGCGATTCCGCCAGATCTGCCATAAAGCAGGTTGCCTCCGGGCGATTCGGAGTAACGTCACACTACCTGGTGAATAGCGACGAGATACAGATAAAAATGGCGCAGGGAGCAAAACCTGGTGAAGGGGGGCAGTTGCCGGGGCATAAAGTGGATAAGGTTATCGCAAAGACCAGGAATTCTACCCCAGGGGTAGGACTCATCTCCCCTCCTCCTCATCACGATATTTATTCGATCGAGGATCTTGCACAGCTAATATTCGACCTCAAGAACTCGAATATAAAGGCAAGGATCAACGTAAAACTAGTTTCGGAAATCGGCGTCGGAACCATTGCCGCCGGCGTCGCCAAAGGTCACGCGGAAGCAGTCCTGATATCAGGGCATGACGGCGGCACAGGGGCCTCTCCACAAAGCTCCATAAAACATGCCGGGCTCCCCTGGGAACTTGGACTCGCCGAAACACATCAGGTGCTCATGCGCAACGACTTGCGGAGCAGGATCGTTGTTCAAACCGATGGCCGCATACTTACCGGGTATGATGTCGCAGTGGCAACACTTCTCGGAGCCGAGGAATGGGGCGCAGCAACATCCGCCCTTATCGTGAGCGGTTGCGTAATGATGCGCAAATGCCACATGAACAGCTGTCCTGTAGGGATAGCAACACAGGACAAGGACCTCCGTGCATTTTTCACCGGCAAACCGGAATACTTGGTGAACTACTTCACCTTCCTCGCAACGGAAATGAGAAATCATATGGCTCAGCTCGGATTCCGAACCGTGAATGAAATGGTCGGAAGAGTGGATAAACTCAAGATGCGTAGCAATGTTTCCCATTGGAAAGCGAAACATATGAACCTGGACAACCTTTTACACAAAGCGAAATCCCCTTCCTGTGCCTCATACTGTGTAGAAGAACAGGATTTCGGACTCGAAAACGCGCTGGACCACCAGCTTATCGAGATGGCAAAACCAGCCTTGGAAAAGGGTGAAAAGGTCAAAGGGGAAATAAAAATAAGGAATATCAACAGGACGATAGGGACGATGCTGTCAGCCGAGATATCCCGAAGATACGGGGCTGCAGGGCTCCCGGACGATACCATCTACATAAAGGCGAACGGCTCCGCTGGGCAGAGTTTCTCCGCATTCGGCGCAAAAGGGGTTACATTCGAAATTGAAGGAGAGGTAAACGATTATTTCTGCAAAGGTCTTTCGGGATCCAAGGTAATCCTCTACCCTCCTAAAAATTCGACATTCAACGCACACGAAAATGTTATCGTTGGAAACGTAGCGCTTTACGGCGCGACGAATGGTGAGGTCTATATCCGCGGCATTGCAGGCGAACGTTTCTGCGTCAGGAATTCAGGCGCGAAAGTGGTTGTTGAAGCGGTTGGCGACCACGGATGCGAATACATGACCGGCGGGAGAGTCATCATCCTCGGAAGCATAGGGAAGAATTTCGGCGCCGGCATGAGCGGCGGCATTGCCTATATTCTCGAAACCGACGGTATGTCCAAAAAACGGATCAATCCCGAAATGGTGGACCTGGAAAGACTTTCAGATCCTGCCGAAATCGAGGAGGTAAAGGGGATGATTGAAAGACATCACAACTTTACCGGCAGCAACACTTCAAGAAAAGTATTGGCCAAGTGGAACAGCTCCGTTGCCAAATTCATAAAAGTCATGCCAAAGGATTATAAACGGGCGTTGGCCGAGATGGCTGAAGAAAAGGAACTTATTAAAACCATGGCGGGTTAA
- the aprB gene encoding adenylyl-sulfate reductase subunit beta, whose protein sequence is MPSFVIAEKCDGCKGRDKTACMYVCPHDLMKLDTGMNKALNQEPEQCWECYNCVKICPQQAIEVRGYSDFVPMRSAVIPLRGSDSIMWTVKFRNGQIKRFKFPIRTKPEGSVDPYAGTGDADISKIKQPGFFTHHAAGVNMPTPDSKK, encoded by the coding sequence ATGCCTAGTTTTGTAATAGCGGAAAAATGCGACGGCTGCAAGGGGAGAGATAAAACAGCCTGCATGTATGTCTGCCCGCATGACCTGATGAAACTCGATACGGGGATGAATAAAGCATTAAACCAGGAGCCTGAGCAGTGCTGGGAATGCTACAACTGCGTAAAAATATGCCCTCAGCAGGCGATAGAGGTTAGAGGTTACTCAGACTTTGTGCCGATGAGATCAGCGGTAATACCTCTGCGAGGGAGCGATTCGATAATGTGGACCGTCAAGTTCAGAAATGGACAGATAAAAAGATTCAAATTCCCTATCAGGACCAAACCTGAAGGTTCAGTAGATCCATACGCTGGTACTGGCGACGCGGACATTTCAAAGATTAAACAACCTGGGTTTTTTACTCATCACGCGGCTGGTGTAAATATGCCTACACCTGACAGCAAAAAGTAG